Proteins encoded together in one Musa acuminata AAA Group cultivar baxijiao chromosome BXJ3-6, Cavendish_Baxijiao_AAA, whole genome shotgun sequence window:
- the LOC135639675 gene encoding nuclear transport factor 2B-like has protein sequence MDQDGVAKAFVDHYYQTFDSNRAALGRLYQDGSMLTFEGAKIQGAAAIAAKLTSLPLQQCAHSISTIDCQPSGPTGGILVFVSGSLQLGGEQHSLKFSQMFHLMPTPQGSFYVLNDIFRLNYA, from the exons ATGGATCAGGACGGGGTAGCGAAGGCGTTTGTGGACCACTACTACCAGACGTTCGACAGCAACCGGGCGGCGCTCGGCAGGCTTTACCAGGACGGCTCCATGCTCACCTTCGAGGGCGCCAAGATCCAGGGGGCGGCCGCCATTGCCGCCAAGCTCACCTCCCTCCCCCTCCAGCAGTGCGCCCACTCCATCTCCACCATCGACTGCCAGCCCTCCGGCCCTACCGGCGGCATTCTCGTCTTCGTCAGCGGCTCCCTCCAGCTCGGCGGCGAGCAGCATTCCCTCAAATTCAGCCAG ATGTTCCATCTGATGCCAACACCTCAAGGGAGCTTCTACGTGCTGAATGACATATTCCGTCTAAACTATGCCTGA
- the LOC103988977 gene encoding UDP-glucose 6-dehydrogenase 4-like, with protein sequence MVKICCLGAGYVGGPTMAVIALKCPSVEVVVVDISVARIAAWNSDQLPIYEPGLDDVVKKCRGRNLFFSTEIEKHIGQADIVFVSVNTPTKTRGLGAGMAADLTYWESAARMIADVAKSDKIVVEKSTVPVKTAEAIEKILIHNSKGINFQILSNPEFLAEGTAIQDLFNPDRVLIGGRETPEGKKAVQALKQVYANWVPEDRIITTNLWSAELSKLAANAFLAQRISSVNAISALCEATGADVAEVAYSVGKDTRIGPKFLSASVGFGGSCFQKDILSLVYICECNGLPEVASYWKDVIKVNDYQKSRFVNRVVSSMFNTVSEKKIAVLGFAFKKDTGDTRETPAIDVCKGLLGDKAKISIYDPQVSEEQIQRDLALKKFDWDHPVHLQPTSPTAVKQVTVTWDSYEATKGAHGVCILTEWDEFRKLDYVKIYENMQKPAFIFDGRNVIDPQKLRKIGFIVFSIGKPLDPWLKDMPAVV encoded by the coding sequence ATGGTGAAGATCTGTTGCCTCGGAGCGGGTTACGTCGGCGGGCCAACCATGGCCGTCATCGCGCTGAAGTGCCCCTCGGTTGAGGTGGTGGTTGTCGATATCTCGGTAGCTCGTATCGCGGCATGGAACAGCGACCAGCTCCCCATCTACGAACCAGGCCTTGACGACGTGGTGAAGAAATGCAGGGGGCGCAACCTCTTCTTCAGCACAGAGATCGAGAAGCACATCGGCCAGGCCGACATCGTCTTCGTGTCGGTCAACACGCCTACGAAGACCCGCGGCCTCGGCGCCGGCATGGCCGCCGACCTCACCTACTGGGAGAGCGCAGCTCGCATGATAGCTGACGTCGCCAAGTCCGACAAGATCGTAGTCGAGAAGTCCACCGTCCCCGTCAAGACCGCCGAGGCGATAGAGAAGATCTTGATCCACAACAGCAAAGGGATCAACTTCCAGATCCTGTCCAACCCGGAGTTCCTCGCGGAGGGAACGGCTATCCAGGACCTGTTCAACCCCGACCGGGTTCTCATCGGCGGTCGCGAGACGCCGGAGGGGAAGAAGGCGGTGCAAGCGCTGAAGCAGGTGTACGCCAACTGGGTCCCGGAGGACAGGATCATCACGACCAATCTGTGGTCCGCCGAGCTCTCCAAGCTGGCCGCCAACGCGTTCCTGGCGCAGCGGATCTCGTCGGTGAACGCGATATCAGCGCTCTGCGAAGCCACCGGGGCGGACGTGGCCGAGGTGGCATACTCCGTGGGGAAGGACACCAGGATCGGACCTAAGTTCTTGAGCGCCAGCGTCGGCTTCGGTGGCTCCTGCTTCCAGAAGGACATTCTCAGCCTGGTGTACATCTGCGAGTGCAATGGCCTCCCCGAGGTGGCCAGCTACTGGAAGGACGTGATCAAAGTGAACGACTACCAGAAGAGCCGCTTCGTGAACCGGGTCGTCTCCTCCATGTTCAACACCGTGTCGGAGAAGAAGATTGCGGTGCTGGGATTCGCGTTCAAGAAGGACACTGGCGACACGAGGGAGACGCCGGCCATCGACGTCTGCAAGGGGCTGCTGGGCGACAAGGCCAAGATCAGCATCTACGACCCGCAGGTGAGCGAGGAGCAGATCCAGCGCGACCTGGCGCTGAAGAAGTTCGACTGGGACCACCCGGTGCACCTGCAGCCTACGAGCCCGACGGCGGTGAAGCAGGTGACCGTCACCTGGGACTCGTACGAGGCTACCAAGGGGGCGCACGGCGTCTGCATCTTGACCGAGTGGGACGAGTTCAGGAAGCTGGACTACGTGAAGATCTACGAGAACATGCAGAAGCCGGCGTTCATCTTCGACGGGCGCAACGTGATCGACCCGCAGAAACTAAGGAAGATTGGCTTCATCGTCTTCTCTATCGGCAAGCCACTGGATCCATGGCTTAAAGACATGCCTGCTGTGGTCTAA